CAAGGGTACTTTCCTCCGtacctaaatataagtatttttagagatttcaatatgtactacatatggatgtatatagacatattttagagtgtaggttcactcattttgctcAGTATGTAGTCCATTTTGCTACATACCAAGGTGCAGTAGTGGGCGATCAGAACCGTCATAGGAGGTGAGATGGAATTGAAAAGAAAACTCAGAACCTGGGAGTCCTGGGCCTTGGCGATCTCATACGACGGGTTTGGCAGTTGGCACGGCAGTGGGCTTGCTCTCCTTGTCAGCAACCTTGCGTGCCATCTCCTTCCTCTCTGGCTGCTGGAGCTAGCACACCAGCAGGGACGCATGCATTGGGTGTTTATATAGAGATGAGTTGGTTACAAGGATTCGGTAGTTGGGGTTATGGATTGATGGTCATGAAAAAGCTATATATGAGATAAGGATCGATCTAACCATCTAACTACTGAGAGGATTACAACAGAAACAAAATGCTAATCCTACTAGTGTATATACAGCGTACCTTAGTGAACACAGCGTTGCGACCCATAATTGCGATGCTGCTGCCGTTGTACTTGCCAGCGGTGAAGACGAAGTTCATGTTCATGAGCAGCGCGAGCTGGTCCTTGCCAGCGGCGATGTACGTGCCCTGGGCGCAGCCCATGAGCCTGGACGAGTTGAGGCCGGGGCCCTCACTGAGCGGGTCGTCGATGACCACAACCATGCCGAAGGCTGTCTTGGAGGTGTTGGTCGTCGCCGCTTGCGCCACCGGAACCGACGTCGGGTCCGGTCCGCTCACCACGTCGTGCCAGTACACCTTGAGGTGCGTCTCCTTCTCAGACGATGCGGTCTGCGGCTGCATGGTGGCCAGGGCGAGGAGGACGAAGAAGAGCGCGTCAAAGGCCATGGTTTTTCTGTTGAGTAGTTGGTGTTTTGCTGGTGTGATGTGCGTGTATTTGGCTATAACGCGTCCTATATGCGTACGCTAGTATTTATGCACTTGGACGCGAAAGCAGGTATGCGTGCATTACGCGGCGCATTGACAGTTCAACGAGATTCATGGCGTGTTCGGTTCCTTGCTATTATGAGGAGTCGCTGGAAAGTAAAGATGTTACTAGCACGGAAAGTACTCAGGTAGCATGTCCGCCACATGTTTGTACATACTTCTAGAAGCCTTTTATTTGTACCGAACTAATTAAGAAATGGATTTTTTTGCGGGGGAATTAAGAAATGGATTGCTATAACACATCTCGTGGAAAGATGGTCGAACAGTGTAGGGTCTGTTTGTATGCCGTGCGTTACAGTACCCGCATTGCATACACTTCTCCATCCAACCTGGCTAGGTAAATGCAGTTTTAAATGCACCATATGCatgttgtttggttgcctgcatgcACTCTTACCTGCATGGGCTGAACCACATTGCCTGGTGTTTGGTTGTCTGCATGTTAGTCCACAAACCCAAGGCATGGTGTTTGGTTGTATGCAAGGCCTGATGTGTGGTAACCTCTTTGGCTAGTTGGTGAGGTTACCACCACACTTCGGCAGCACACATCATAAGCACAACAGAGTATAAACAGAGCATCAACTAGCATAATTCAGATATAAGCAGTACCACAGATATAACAGTTCAACGCATAAACCATAAACATGTTCAAAGCAGACTCGATAGTACGCTCGAAAGAGGTGGCACGGCCCTACTCCTT
Above is a window of Triticum urartu cultivar G1812 unplaced genomic scaffold, Tu2.1 TuUngrouped_contig_8047, whole genome shotgun sequence DNA encoding:
- the LOC125531763 gene encoding dirigent protein 1-like; this encodes MAFDALFFVLLALATMQPQTASSEKETHLKVYWHDVVSGPDPTSVPVAQAATTNTSKTAFGMVVVIDDPLSEGPGLNSSRLMGCAQGTYIAAGKDQLALLMNMNFVFTAGKYNGSSIAIMGRNAVFTKVRCIYTSRISILFLL